A window of Apium graveolens cultivar Ventura chromosome 8, ASM990537v1, whole genome shotgun sequence contains these coding sequences:
- the LOC141677641 gene encoding squamosa promoter-binding-like protein 12: MNSSAKMEWNAKWDWENLDNFCSKYNGTPNKLEMADWGDFDVGSFHLSGAIGDSASDVCHASSVKSCVSGSTDCSSKGRVKASNLTFDPFGGYTADFSKKKECEKAELIRNSPSLDTSVGSAELSIGLKLGKRTYFENCSTGNNSKTSSSSNIPVASASTAKKLRPPCQNGPTPRCQVENCNLDLSSAKEYHRKHRVCESHSKCSKVVVGGLERRFCQQCSRFHSLSEFDEKKRSCRKRLSDHNARRRKPQHETIHFKSTSMSSIYEGRQQMSFAPISDSRPTEDSSWEIMNSYKYALTKEHLLKPQIPGAVNVQNHLPWSRLPHAISMPAQNSSRLLQCKGSSEGFSQGIPRSVFSSNIDAATDLHCALSLLSTNSQGLCDQGSVNHYSFDATYKNISPHTIHAIPQSLPSASSECWQTEDTHLLASNITCGSNYQENQLLSAPHGSGFYSN, translated from the exons ATGAATTCCTCTGCGAAGATGGAGTGGAATGCAAAGTGGGACTGGGAAAACCTTGACAATTTCTGTTCGAAATACAATGGAACTCCCAATAAGCTAGAAATGGCCGATTGGGGAGATTTTGATGTTGGGTCTTTTCATTTGTCTGGTGCCATTGGTGATTCTGCCTCTGATGTCTGTCATGCTTCATCAGTAAAGAGCTGCGTATCAGGTTCAACTGATTGTTCATCAAAGGGAAGAGTCAAAGCATCTAATTTGACTTTTGATCCTTTTGGAGGATATACAGCAGATTTTAGCAAGAAGAAAGAGTGTGAAAAAGCTGAGCTAATAAGAAATTCCCCTTCGCTGGACACTTCAGTGGGATCTGCAGAGTTGTCAATTGGCCTCAAACTTGGTAAAAGGACATATTTTGAGAACTGTTCTACTGGAAATAACTCGAAAACCTCATCTTCTTCAAATATACCTGTAGCATCAGCTTCAACTGCAAAGAAACTCAGACCACCTTGTCAAAATGGACCAACTCCACGATGCCAGGTTGAAAACTGCAACCTGGATCTTTCATCGGCTAAAGAGTATCACCGGAAACATAGAGTCTGTGAAAGTCATTCCAAATGTTCGAAGGTTGTTGTAGGAGGTCTAGAACGCCGGTTTTGCCAACAGTGTAGCAG GTTCCACAGTTTGTCAGAGTTTGATGAAAAGAAGCGAAGCTGTCGCAAGCGACTTTCTGATCACAATGCCCGCCGCCGCAAGCCGCAACATGAAACTATTCACTTCAAATCTACTAGCATGTCATCGATTTACG AAGGGAGGCAACAAATGAGTTTTGCTCCTATTTCTGACAGTAGACCTACTGAGGATTCTAGTTGGGAAATCATGAACAGCTACAAATATGCACTAACCAAGGAGCATTTGCTTAAGCCCCAAATACCTGGAGCTGTCAATGTGCAAAATCACTTACCATGGTCTAGGCTACCACATGCCATCAGCATGCCAGCTCAGAATTCAAGTAGGCTTTTGCAATGCAAGGGAAGTTCAGAAGGATTTAGTCAAG GCATCCCAAGGTCCGTGTTCTCATCCAACATCGATGCTGCAACAGACCTTCATTGTGCTCTCTCTCTTCTGTCAACCAATTCCCAGGGTTTGTGTGACCAAGGGTCTGTTAATCACTACTCCTTTGATGCAACTTACAAGAACATTTCTCCTCATACGATTCATGCAATACCCCAAAGTTTGCCATCTGCTTCATCAGAGTGCTGGCAGACTGAGGATACACACCTCTTGGCTTCAAACATTACATGTGGCAGCAACTATCAAGAAAATCAGCTTCTCTCAGCACCACATGGCAGTGGTTTCTATTCCAACTAA
- the LOC141678596 gene encoding arabinogalactan O-methyltransferase 2-like — MKENVNTRLIFNDKSKYLIIGVGILIAGGLFISTLLLNINTPFICTFAGAKYDPTSTQLETILHYATSRVTPQQSQAEIRLSFDVLKARAPCNFLVFGLGHDSQMWHAFNPGGTTLFLEEDPKWVETVLHDAPFLRAKYVKYRTQLQQADQLLQTYRSEPDCNPTKQVPLKQNERCKLALNMLPDEVYDKEWDLIMIDAPRGYFAEAPGRMAAIYSAAVMARNRKGSGVTHVYLHDVDRRVEKIYAEEFLCRKNLVKSEGRLWHFEIASVVNSTVKSDLFC; from the coding sequence atgaaggaGAATGTAAACACGAGATTAATCTTCAATGACAAATCAAAGTATTTAATCATCGGCGTCGGCATCCTCATCGCCGGCGGTTTATTCATCTCAACTCTCCTCTTAAACATCAACACTCCTTTCATCTGTACGTTCGCCGGCGCAAAATACGATCCGACAAGCACGCAACTGGAGACAATTTTACACTACGCAACCTCGCGCGTGACGCCCCAACAATCACAAGCCGAGATTAGGTTATCATTCGATGTTTTAAAAGCACGCGCGCCATGCAACTTCCTCGTGTTCGGTCTAGGTCACGACTCGCAAATGTGGCACGCGTTTAATCCAGGTGGCACCACGCTATTCCTCGAAGAAGATCCCAAGTGGGTCGAAACTGTCTTACATGACGCGCCTTTTTTACGTGCAAAGTACGTGAAATATCGAACACAACTACAACAAGCTGATCAGTTACTACAAACGTACCGGTCCGAACCAGATTGTAATCCGACAAAACAAGTCCCATTAAAACAAAACGAGCGGTGCAAGTTAGCACTAAACATGTTGCCGGACGAGGTGTACGATAAGGAGTGGGACCTGATAATGATCGACGCGCCACGTGGATACTTCGCCGAGGCGCCGGGGAGAATGGCGGCGATATATTCAGCGGCGGTGATGGCGCGGAACAGGAAGGGATCAGGTGTGACGCATGTGTATTTGCATGATGTGGATCGTAGGGTTGAGAAAATTTACGCCGAGGAATTTTTGTGTCGGAAAAATTTGGTGAAAAGTGAAGGGCGATTGTGGCATTTTGAAATTGCGTCGGTGGTGAATTCGACTGTGAAATCTGATCTTTTTTGTTAG